Genomic segment of Colletotrichum destructivum chromosome 5, complete sequence:
ACCGAGGGCCAGCTGTTCCGGGTTGGATGTTAGTCCAGTCGGGGTGAATGGTTTGTCTCTTTCCGAACTTGTCTTTCGGTATTGAACAGAGTTGAGAAAATGCTTGTTTCCGGCTCGTTCGTTCATTAGTTGGTTCGTTTGTCCGGTCCCGGTCGAACAATTGATGAGTGGggagtggggggggggggggggacgccTTGACGGGATCCCGGAGGTTATCATATGTTCCACGGAATGCCATCAGCACCGAGCCCGTTCCTCCGTCTTTCCGTTCAGACAACTTCGGATGAGAACAAGGTTCAGTCCGTTGTAACATTGAAACGCCCCCTCTGTTTAGTGCAGTACACCAGAACGCGAACTCGGGATCGCGTTCTCGGGCTCCATTACTCCAAACGACGGGCCACAGCTCGCCCTGTCGTCTGTGCTGTAGACCACCCTTCTGCAGGGAAGAGTCCGAGCTGAAGTGGTTATTATATACTGGGTGCGGTTGCTTGCGTCAAAGAGTTCATGCTGCTTCTGCGGCAGTACCTGAGGTTTCCCTTTTCAGCAGTCACAGAGTTTCGGGGTTTGGCTGCTCCTTTCGGGCTGACAATGTTCAACCTTGCCTGAGTTTGGTATTGTTAAGACTTCGACACATGTTCCAAAGAAGAATCCACCAGCGCGGGACTACGGCATGTGGGAAGACCCCCGCAATCTTCATCCAGTGTGCTCGTCGCGTCTTGTATGCAGCAGGATAGTGACGAGCCGATGGAATGACTCATGAGAACAGAGAAACAAGCTTCATTCGGTGGGATAGTTCGAATGAGATCTTGCTTCACAAGAGCCTGTGTAGCATTGGGATCGCTTACACTTGCTCGCCATGAGCTTTGTAGTCTTCCTTCGAGGCGATGATGACCACAACATATACAGCAACGGTGGAGAAAAAGACGAATAGAGCGGTGATGGTGCTGAACCAACCCACCCCAATGCTCTCGATGGCCGGCAAGCAGGCCGCAGTCCCGACCGCCGCGATGGCGTATCGAAAGAAGTAGTTGCCGGCTGCCATCAAGGAGCCAAAATCAGAAACAGATTCCGAGCGGGAAAACTTTCgtcgggggggagggagggggagagagactGAGGCCACGTACCTATCACTTCCGCGCTACGGCCCTTGAAGACGTCCAGGCAATAAGCGTTTATACTAGGGAAGGCGATGACTTGGGCGAACCCCTGGACAAACATGCAGACGACAGGCAGCGGGATgcctcccttctccttctcgatggccCAGCCGTAGATGATGATGCAGATCGGGATGACGGCCCCCATTGCCACAAACGAGCTGCGGAGGCGGTCCTCGGGCACGCGTCTGCCTCTCCGCTTCACCCAGAGCCTGACCGTGCGGTCCGCCCACCGGCCCCCCGCATACGTaccgaagaagaagccacATCCCGGGGCGAGGAAGAATAGGCCCGACTGGAGCGGTGAGGTTAGGTTGAACCGGGGGTTTATGACATATCGGATGGGCGTCAGCAGGGCCTGCATGTTCCAGACTAAAGATGCCGCAGCAATGCCCTGCGATTACAGAGTTTAGTTGGGACTTGGACATTGAGCGGTGACAGAGACTATAGAgacagaaaaagaagacaaagacgagaaaaaaagaagaagaaaaaagagaagaagaagaaggaagagaggaggaacaCTTACAGCCACAAACAGTTTCGGAATCAACAAGAGGGCGAGAACGCGGAACGGATTCGCCCATTGCCACACCTGCACGACCTTTGCTTTGGGACCGAGGCCCTTCAGCTCGTCTGCTCGTCTGCGGTGGCTGGTCTCCGGTAGGAACGAGACCGCTAGGATCGTCGtgaggccgccgagcgccGACTGGAACCAGAACAGAGCCCGCCAGCTGTGGAaggtgacgatgacgccgccgatgaagggGCCGAACGACTGTCCGATCAGAGTGCCGTTGAGGAACCATGCGAGGGCCGTCCCCCGTTCCGTCGGCTTGTAGATGTCGCTGATGCAGGCCGACCCGAGCACGAGGTAGGCCGTCCCGGTGAAGGCCGACAGCATgcggaagacgaagaaggcggcaaGGTTGGGCGACAGGGCGGTCCCTACGCAAAAAGCAAAAAATGTGGACGCCGAGATGATGCATGGCTTTTACATTATAGCAAGGGTCAGTCAGTTAACACCATCCTGGTAGGGGCGCGTACGATGGACTAAAACGGAACTCTCCCAAGAACTCACCCACTTGCGTCCGTATACTTGACTCATCGGTCCCCAGAACAAGGTGCTCAGACCCATGAAGAGGATGTAGATGGCGTTGctgatgttgatgatgcttcccgtcgtccccaggtcggcggcgatctcgggGATGGCGgctagcagcagcagcgaggaCACGGTcgaggcgacgccgccgcacgCGACGACGGCAGTCACGAGCCTCTTCCGGGCCGGCTTGAACCTGGCGTAAATGGCCTCGGTGTCTTGGCGGCTCAGGCCCGCATTGTCGTCGACTGCCGGCAGGATGCTCACGTTCTTCTCCGCGTTGGACGTCTTCGGCGCCAAGTCCGGGGGACCGGGATCGTCTCCACCGGTTGACTCCGACTTTCCGTCATGTTGCTCCCGGGACATTGTCGAGGCTTGGCTATTATGGGGGTAAGAGGCCGGGCGTTCTCATTCAAGCCATACAAGCAGGGCGTGAACTGTAAAAGTGTCGAGGGAGAGTGCAGCTGTCCTGTCAATCTCCTTGCACCAGCGCACACATGTAATGAACATGGGAGGCTCGCGTTTTTTCATCTTTTTATCGATCGACGGGGATTTTCGGCAAAGAGACAAAGCTGCCCGAACGGGATTTCTCCATCGCCCTCCCCTCAGAAAACGTCGAGATCGTTCCTCTTGAGCTCAGTAATCCGAGGTCGGTGAGCTGCCCGACTAATCAACAAACCGGAGCAGTCCGCCAGCCCACTGATGGAtgacctccctcccccagcCGACGGAGCAATCCCCCGCGAACAAGGGGTTTGGATTTACAGACATTGCAATTGGATAGCCAGGTACGGACGTTTCCCGAGGATTCAGCATGCGCGTCTCGCTTTTTGTGATGCAATCGACCCTCGGCGCGGTACAAGGGCCAACGAAGCGCTCCGAGATCGGCCGGAGCCGAAGCACGACGGGCTCGGTCGCCGAGTCAGGAGCCGAGACCGGCCATCATAGGGCCGCGGCCGGCTTGCCGTTCTGCCGTTCTGCCGGGCTCGACCCATCCATCAGCCGATTCTCTACTTTCAAGTAGCGATACGGTTTGTAAGACTAAGCCGACCTCATAGGATCTACCACCTATTGAAGAGTAGTCTGTCTTGCTGGAGGTGTATACACTTAGGGTCACGGCAACTGACTGACGGAAGGGCACGTCAATCTGCTTCAATTATACTCCCCATCTCACTCACTTTGAGGGTTGATTTTGAATCAATGGTTACATTCAGATGGAATCCAGATATCCCACTTGTTTGGACTACCAGTACAGAGCATACTCATCTCAGAATCTGCCTCTCGGGAACATCCTTACGGATATAGATAGTATCACAGCCCTGTATTAATCATCATGTGGCACAGGATGCCCCCGCGTGGCGCACGTCAGGGTCCAGGATGGTGAGTACGGTGGGGTTTGTGTTGCCCAACATGACTCTTCGTCAtcagcaacgccaacaaTCGGGAAAAACATTGATCCTGATGCTGCCAACTAGTCGAGCACTAACAGATGTATCCTTCCCCTTGTTGGTAAGCTGCATCTCTCAAGCACTTACACATAACTCATACAATGGACAAGGAGACAGGGGCAGCCAATGGCGCGCTGACTCTCGGCTTTGACGACTACACCGCCGCTCTCGAACTCAATTCCATCACCTCCAACTTTGTCGACAATAACCAACTCGACATTGCGACTTTTGGGGCTGAGCAAGACGGGTTCACTTATGACAACCCGGGTGGGGGGAGAGTGTCTGGAACCGATCTCGGCACCCTGGGCATCGACTCATCCTATCAAGATGCATTCGGCTTCGgtgccgccatggccggtTCCTCCATGCAGGATATCAACATGAACCTCACCGACAGGCAACCGATGAATGGGACTTTCGACGAACCGGGCGTCTTCATGTTCTCTGAAGCCTTCGGAGACGGCGAGCCGATGGGTCATCTCTTCAACTACGACCAGAACGTCGTCGCGCAAACCCTGCAGCCATCAGacgcgacgacgccgcccaagATCGGCACCCGGTTCTCGTCAAAGTCGCTGCGCGTGCTGAAAACCTGGCTGGCGAACAACAACCATCACCCGTATCCCACGGCCGAGGACATGGAGATGCTGCAGCGGCAGACGGCTCTCAGCAGACAGCAGATCACCAACTGGCTCGCCAACACACGGAGACGCACGCGGTTCAAGGTGCCGCCGAAGcgcccgccatcgccggccgtcacgtcggcgaggacccTGCCGATCAACATCCCCCAAGGCGGCATCCTCCCCGAGGCCTTGCACAATTTGAACCCGCTCGAGCGTTGGCAAGTCTCGCCCCCCGAACACGAGCCCGCGTCAGTCTCCGCCATCGCCCACGCCGTCTCGGGCTTCTCGTCGGACGGCGAAGACCTGGCCGACAAGTCCCTGACCGACAGCGTCCCCCCCGCAAGGTCGTTGTACGGCCActcgtcggcgagcagcgCAGGCACATCGCACTCCAGCAGAAGCTCGGCCAACTCGGCATACTCGCACAACTCCCGCTCCTCGCTGAGGTCGCTCGACCCCTTGGGGGCGTCGGCCGTcaggagacgacggcgcagaGCCGTGGCCAAGCGCCCCGAGCCGCAGGGCACCGGCACGCTCTGGCAGACGGCGAGCACTTACCAGTGCACCTTTTGCACCGAGACGTTCAAGACGAAGCACAACTGGCAGCGTCACGAGAAGTCTCTGCACCTGTCCCTCGAGCGATGGGAGTGCGCGCCAACCGGGCCCACGGTCCCCGACGCCAGCGGGCAGCTGGTGTGCGTCTTTTGCGGCGAAGCGGACCCGGACAAGAGGCACCTCGAGAAGCACAACTACCAGGCGTGCCGAGACCGCCTCTCGGAGGACCGGACGTTCTACAGAAAGGACCACCTCCAGCAGCATCTGAAACTCGTGCACGAAGCCAAGTTCCTGAGATGGCCCATGGGGGACTGGAAGTACGAGAGCGAGGTGATCCGATCCCGGTGCGGCTTCTGCGGCTGGTCGATGACGACCTGGAACGACCGCATCGACCATCTGGCGGAGCATTTCAAGGATGGCAAAACGATGGCGGACTGGCATGGCGACTGGGGCTTTGACGATGCTGTGCTCAAGATGGTCGAGAACTCGATGGCTCCGTGTAAGTGCCCCGAGTCAggtcccccccccggcacacacaaacacacaagCAACACAAACCGTCAACAatccactcactcactccgACATCTAGACATGATTCACATGGAACGCTACTCGCCGTGGCCGTTCACGACGAAGCAGGGCGTGCCGGAGACGCCGCCCAACGCCTTTGAGCTCATcaagctcgagctcgagcacTTCTCCGCCGAGCACCTCACCACCAAGGACCGCACGCCCACCAGCACGGAGCTGCTGTACGAGAGCTGCTGCGTCATCTTTGGGTGCGACTCCCTGTCCTTCTCCAAGCGGCCCGCCACCTCGACGCAGTCCTGGCTGCGCGACCTGCTCATGTCGTCCGAGCCCGTCGTGCAGCAGGCGCGCATCCGGCCCATGAAGGACAACTCCAAGTCCCGCTTCACGTACCTCAGCATCAACGGCAAGGCCAACATCTTCGAGGCGTGcggcctggaggagcagCTGCTCAACTTTGTCGACCTCTCCAAGATGGTGGAGGCCCGGCTCTCGGACGAAGAGCTGCAGAGCGAGGCCTGCAGCATCGTGGAGCGCACCGAGGCCGCCTCGCTGCATCCCTCGGCCGCGTTTGCGAGCTTCCTGATCGATCTCATCAAGGGCTCGAGTCACTGGCTCGCAGCTTTCCGCCAACGCGCcaacctccccccttccagaGCTTCTAGCACGCCGCGATCTGATCCGAAGGCTCCAGAATCGTCGGATTCTGTCCCGATGATCGACTCCCAACAAAAGCCCGCCTCCAACAGCACGCTGGACCCGACGCAACCTGCCAGCAGTCCtactgccaccaccactgtcgccgccgccaccttcAGCCCAGGATCCGGCATCAAAGGGGGGGACGCGGCCGCCCCGTCCACGTTCTTCGTGAACGAGGACAACTGTTACAGAAAATTGGTCCGGGAGTTGACGCGGTTCGTGACCATCACGACCTCGCCGCGAAACCCCAACAGACGGATCCCGACAGACGCGGAACTGCAGCACCAGGCGCGGTGGATCTCATTTGAAGAGTAAGCATTCGGTTTTCCCCTCCTTGACGTCACGCAAAGTCACGTTGGCAAGCGTCACAGAGCTGATGAGAGGTATTTGGGCACACTTTAGTGACGATCCGTGGAACCAAACGCCGGCCGACAACGCAGATTGGCTTCGAGATTTCAAGCGCGAGATGGGGATTCTGGATGGTGAACTAAGTCCGAGCCAGGGGTGACGTTTCTCCAAGTCCTTT
This window contains:
- a CDS encoding Putative major facilitator superfamily, MFS transporter superfamily, with protein sequence MSREQHDGKSESTGGDDPGPPDLAPKTSNAEKNVSILPAVDDNAGLSRQDTEAIYARFKPARKRLVTAVVACGGVASTVSSLLLLAAIPEIAADLGTTGSIINISNAIYILFMGLSTLFWGPMSQVYGRKWPCIISASTFFAFCVGTALSPNLAAFFVFRMLSAFTGTAYLVLGSACISDIYKPTERGTALAWFLNGTLIGQSFGPFIGGVIVTFHSWRALFWFQSALGGLTTILAVSFLPETSHRRRADELKGLGPKAKVVQVWQWANPFRVLALLLIPKLFVAGIAAASLVWNMQALLTPIRYVINPRFNLTSPLQSGLFFLAPGCGFFFGTYAGGRWADRTVRLWVKRRGRRVPEDRLRSSFVAMGAVIPICIIIYGWAIEKEKGGIPLPVVCMFVQGFAQVIAFPSINAYCLDVFKGRSAEVIAGNYFFRYAIAAVGTAACLPAIESIGVGWFSTITALFVFFSTVAVYVVVIIASKEDYKAHGEQV
- a CDS encoding Putative Homeobox domain, Zinc finger C2H2-type, with protein sequence MDKETGAANGALTLGFDDYTAALELNSITSNFVDNNQLDIATFGAEQDGFTYDNPGGGRVSGTDLGTLGIDSSYQDAFGFGAAMAGSSMQDINMNLTDRQPMNGTFDEPGVFMFSEAFGDGEPMGHLFNYDQNVVAQTLQPSDATTPPKIGTRFSSKSLRVLKTWLANNNHHPYPTAEDMEMLQRQTALSRQQITNWLANTRRRTRFKVPPKRPPSPAVTSARTLPINIPQGGILPEALHNLNPLERWQVSPPEHEPASVSAIAHAVSGFSSDGEDLADKSLTDSVPPARSLYGHSSASSAGTSHSSRSSANSAYSHNSRSSLRSLDPLGASAVRRRRRRAVAKRPEPQGTGTLWQTASTYQCTFCTETFKTKHNWQRHEKSLHLSLERWECAPTGPTVPDASGQLVCVFCGEADPDKRHLEKHNYQACRDRLSEDRTFYRKDHLQQHLKLVHEAKFLRWPMGDWKYESEVIRSRCGFCGWSMTTWNDRIDHLAEHFKDGKTMADWHGDWGFDDAVLKMVENSMAPCKCPESGPPPGTHKHTSNTNRQQSTHSLRHLDMIHMERYSPWPFTTKQGVPETPPNAFELIKLELEHFSAEHLTTKDRTPTSTELLYESCCVIFGCDSLSFSKRPATSTQSWLRDLLMSSEPVVQQARIRPMKDNSKSRFTYLSINGKANIFEACGLEEQLLNFVDLSKMVEARLSDEELQSEACSIVERTEAASLHPSAAFASFLIDLIKGSSHWLAAFRQRANLPPSRASSTPRSDPKAPESSDSVPMIDSQQKPASNSTLDPTQPASSPTATTTVAAATFSPGSGIKGGDAAAPSTFFVNEDNCYRKLVRELTRFVTITTSPRNPNRRIPTDAELQHQARWISFEDDDPWNQTPADNADWLRDFKREMGILDGELSPSQG